One part of the Glycine max cultivar Williams 82 chromosome 14, Glycine_max_v4.0, whole genome shotgun sequence genome encodes these proteins:
- the LOC100795195 gene encoding subtilisin-like protease Glyma18g48580 isoform X1: protein MAFSIFKHVLSLFLLCIFLQEPTNALRKTYIVYMGGHSHGPDPLPSDLETATNSHHDLLASYLGSHEKAKEAIIYSYNKYINGFAALLEEEEASQIAKNPNVVSIFLSKERKLFTTRSWDFLGLEKNGKVTANSAWRKARYGENIIIANIDTGVWPEHPSFSDKGYGPIPSKWRGKGVCQIDSFNGTKKYLCNRKLIGARIFLKSREAGGGKVDQTLRSGRDLVGHGTHTLSTAGGNFVPGANVEGNGNGTAKGGSPRARVVAYKACWNKLDEGGCYDADILEAFDHAIYDGVDVISASLGGSNPYPEALFTDGISIGAFHAVARNIVVVCSAGNDGPAPLSVTNVAPWSFTVAASTMDRDFRSRISLSNNQSIIGASLNRGLPSSSPSKKFYPVIYSVDARLPSVSIDDARLCKPGTLDPTKVKGKILVCLRGNKLTSASEGEQGKLAGAVAVLVQNDDPSDNLLLAENHVLPAASISGTGSHNIKNGTGNNGNNKEILAYLSAAETYIGVKPAPIIAGFSSRGPSSVQPLILKPDITAPGVNVIAAFTQGAGPSNLPSDRRRSLFNVQQGTSMSCPHVAGIAGLLKTYHPTWSPAAIKSAIMTTATTLDNTNQPIRNAFHKVATPFEYGAGHIQPNLAIDPGLVYDLRTTDYLNFLCASGYNQALLNLFAKLKFPYTCPKSYRIEDFNYPSITVRHPGSKTISVTRTVTNVGPPSTYVVNTHGPKGIKVLVQPSSLTFKRTGEKKKFQVILQPIGARRGLFGNLSWTDGKHRVTSPITILP from the exons ATGGCATTCTCTATCTTCAAACATGTTCTGTCGTTATTCCTTCTTTGCATTTTCTTGCAGGAACCTACCAATGCCCTTAGAAAG ACCTACATTGTGTACATGGGAGGACATTCTCATGGTCCAGACCCTTTGCCTAGTGATCTTGAAACAGCCACAAATTCCCATCATGATTTACTCGCTTCTTACTTAGGAAG TCACGAGAAGGCCAAGGAAGCAATTATATACTCGTACAATAAGTACATCAATGGCTTTGCTGCCCTACTTGAAGAGGAAGAAGCATCACAGATTGCAA AAAATCCAAATGTAGTTTCTATTTTCTTGAGCAAAGAGCGCAAATTGTTCACTACCAGGTCATGGGATTTTCTTGGActggaaaaaaatggaaaagtcaCTGCAAACTCCGCTTGGAGGAAAGCAAGATATGGAGAAAATATAATCATTGCTAATATTGATACAG GGGTTTGGCCCGAACACCCCAGTTTCAGCGACAAAGGATACGGGCCTATCCCTTCAAAGTGGCGTGGAAAAGGTGTCTGTCAGATTGACAGTTTTAATGGTACAAAGAAATATCTGTGTAACAG AAAGTTGATCGGAGcaagaatttttctcaaaagtcGGGAGGCGGGAGGTGGGAAGGTTGATCAAACGCTACGCAGCGGACGTGACTTGGTAGGGCATGGCACCCACACACTGTCAACAGCTGGTGGTAATTTTGTTCCTGGTGCAAATGTTGAAGGTAACGGCAATGGTACTGCTAAGGGAGGATCCCCTAGGGCTCGCGTTGTTGCCTACAAAGCATGCTGGAATAAACTGGATGAAGGAGGGTGCTATGATGCAGATATTCTAGAAGCATTTGATCATGCCATTTATGATGGTGTTGATGTCATCTCTGCCTCGTTGGGTGGGTCTAATCCCTATCCCGAAGCCTTGTTCACGGATGGGATTTCCATAGGGGCATTCCATGCAGTTGCCAGAAACATAGTCGTAGTTTGCTCTGCTGGAAATGATGGACCAGCACCTTTAAGTGTCACAAATGTTGCACCCTGGTCCTTCACCGTTGCTGCTAGTACAATGGACAGAGATTTTCGCAGCAGAATTTCTCTCAGCAACAATCAATCCATTATC GGTGCCAGTCTCAATCGAGGCTTACCGTCTTCGTCGCCATCGAAAAAGTTCTATCCGGTGATTTATTCTGTGGACGCTAGACTTCCTAGTGTGTCCATTGATGATGC TCGTCTTTGCAAACCGGGAACACTTGATCCTACCAAAGTAAAGGGAAAAATACTAGTCTGCCTTCGAGGTAATAAATTAACTTCAGCCAGTGAGGGTGAACAGGGTAAACTTGCTGGCGCTGTGGCAGTTCTAGTGCAAAATGATGACCCAAGTGATAATTTACTTCTGGCCGAGAATCATGTATTACCCGCTGCAAGTATAAGTGGAACGGGAagtcataatattaaaaacggtaCAGGCAACAATGGCAATAACAA GGAGATTTTAGCTTACTTGAGTGCTGCAGAAACATATATAGGAGTAAAACCAGCTCCAATCATAGCAGGATTCTCATCCAGGGGTCCCAGTTCCGTGCAACCATTGATACTAAAG ccaGACATAACTGCTCCTGGTGTGAACGTAATTGCTGCTTTTACACAAGGAGCTGGTCCGTCTAATCTTCCATCGGATAGACGCCGATCTCTTTTCAATGTGCAACAGGGAACTTCTATGTCTTGCCCTCATGTCGCTGGCATTGCAGGTCTTCTCAAAACATATCATCCTACTTGGAGTCCAGCAGCTATCAAATCAGCTATTATGACCACAG CTACAACACTAGATAACACCAATCAACCGATTCGCAATGCATTTCATAAGGTAGCAACTCCATTCGAATATGGTGCCGGACACATTCAGCCTAACCTTGCAATTGACCCTGGACTCGTTTACGATTTACGCACCACCGATTACTTGAACTTCTTATGTGCTTCTGGTTACAACCAAGCTTTACTCAACTTATTTGCCAAATTGAAATTCCCATACACTTGTCCCAAGTCTTACAGAATTGAAGATTTCAACTATCCTTCAATTACGGTGCGTCATCCTGGGTCAAAGACCATAAGTGTTACTCGTACAGTTACAAATGTTGGGCCTCCAAGCACGTATGTTGTGAATACTCACGGGCCGAAGGGGATTAAGGTTCTTGTTCAACCAAGTTCGTTGACTTTTAAGAGAACCGGAGAAAAGAAGAAGTTTCAGGTTATACTGCAGCCAATTGGTGCCCGTCGTGGGTTATTTGGGAATTTGTCTTGGACAGATGGCAAGCACAGAGTAACCAGTCCTATCACAATTCTTCCTTAG
- the LOC100795195 gene encoding subtilisin-like protease Glyma18g48580 isoform X2, with protein MAFSIFKHVLSLFLLCIFLQEPTNALRKTYIVYMGGHSHGPDPLPSDLETATNSHHDLLASYLGSHEKAKEAIIYSYNKYINGFAALLEEEEASQIAKNPNVVSIFLSKERKLFTTRSWDFLGLEKNGKVTANSAWRKARYGENIIIANIDTGVWPEHPSFSDKGYGPIPSKWRGKGVCQIDSFNGTKKYLCNRKLIGARIFLKSREAGGGKVDQTLRSGRDLVGHGTHTLSTAGGNFVPGANVEGNGNGTAKGGSPRARVVAYKACWNKLDEGGCYDADILEAFDHAIYDGVDVISASLGGSNPYPEALFTDGISIGAFHAVARNIVVVCSAGNDGPAPLSVTNVAPWSFTVAASTMDRDFRSRISLSNNQSIIGASLNRGLPSSSPSKKFYPVIYSVDARLPSVSIDDAEILAYLSAAETYIGVKPAPIIAGFSSRGPSSVQPLILKPDITAPGVNVIAAFTQGAGPSNLPSDRRRSLFNVQQGTSMSCPHVAGIAGLLKTYHPTWSPAAIKSAIMTTATTLDNTNQPIRNAFHKVATPFEYGAGHIQPNLAIDPGLVYDLRTTDYLNFLCASGYNQALLNLFAKLKFPYTCPKSYRIEDFNYPSITVRHPGSKTISVTRTVTNVGPPSTYVVNTHGPKGIKVLVQPSSLTFKRTGEKKKFQVILQPIGARRGLFGNLSWTDGKHRVTSPITILP; from the exons ATGGCATTCTCTATCTTCAAACATGTTCTGTCGTTATTCCTTCTTTGCATTTTCTTGCAGGAACCTACCAATGCCCTTAGAAAG ACCTACATTGTGTACATGGGAGGACATTCTCATGGTCCAGACCCTTTGCCTAGTGATCTTGAAACAGCCACAAATTCCCATCATGATTTACTCGCTTCTTACTTAGGAAG TCACGAGAAGGCCAAGGAAGCAATTATATACTCGTACAATAAGTACATCAATGGCTTTGCTGCCCTACTTGAAGAGGAAGAAGCATCACAGATTGCAA AAAATCCAAATGTAGTTTCTATTTTCTTGAGCAAAGAGCGCAAATTGTTCACTACCAGGTCATGGGATTTTCTTGGActggaaaaaaatggaaaagtcaCTGCAAACTCCGCTTGGAGGAAAGCAAGATATGGAGAAAATATAATCATTGCTAATATTGATACAG GGGTTTGGCCCGAACACCCCAGTTTCAGCGACAAAGGATACGGGCCTATCCCTTCAAAGTGGCGTGGAAAAGGTGTCTGTCAGATTGACAGTTTTAATGGTACAAAGAAATATCTGTGTAACAG AAAGTTGATCGGAGcaagaatttttctcaaaagtcGGGAGGCGGGAGGTGGGAAGGTTGATCAAACGCTACGCAGCGGACGTGACTTGGTAGGGCATGGCACCCACACACTGTCAACAGCTGGTGGTAATTTTGTTCCTGGTGCAAATGTTGAAGGTAACGGCAATGGTACTGCTAAGGGAGGATCCCCTAGGGCTCGCGTTGTTGCCTACAAAGCATGCTGGAATAAACTGGATGAAGGAGGGTGCTATGATGCAGATATTCTAGAAGCATTTGATCATGCCATTTATGATGGTGTTGATGTCATCTCTGCCTCGTTGGGTGGGTCTAATCCCTATCCCGAAGCCTTGTTCACGGATGGGATTTCCATAGGGGCATTCCATGCAGTTGCCAGAAACATAGTCGTAGTTTGCTCTGCTGGAAATGATGGACCAGCACCTTTAAGTGTCACAAATGTTGCACCCTGGTCCTTCACCGTTGCTGCTAGTACAATGGACAGAGATTTTCGCAGCAGAATTTCTCTCAGCAACAATCAATCCATTATC GGTGCCAGTCTCAATCGAGGCTTACCGTCTTCGTCGCCATCGAAAAAGTTCTATCCGGTGATTTATTCTGTGGACGCTAGACTTCCTAGTGTGTCCATTGATGATGC GGAGATTTTAGCTTACTTGAGTGCTGCAGAAACATATATAGGAGTAAAACCAGCTCCAATCATAGCAGGATTCTCATCCAGGGGTCCCAGTTCCGTGCAACCATTGATACTAAAG ccaGACATAACTGCTCCTGGTGTGAACGTAATTGCTGCTTTTACACAAGGAGCTGGTCCGTCTAATCTTCCATCGGATAGACGCCGATCTCTTTTCAATGTGCAACAGGGAACTTCTATGTCTTGCCCTCATGTCGCTGGCATTGCAGGTCTTCTCAAAACATATCATCCTACTTGGAGTCCAGCAGCTATCAAATCAGCTATTATGACCACAG CTACAACACTAGATAACACCAATCAACCGATTCGCAATGCATTTCATAAGGTAGCAACTCCATTCGAATATGGTGCCGGACACATTCAGCCTAACCTTGCAATTGACCCTGGACTCGTTTACGATTTACGCACCACCGATTACTTGAACTTCTTATGTGCTTCTGGTTACAACCAAGCTTTACTCAACTTATTTGCCAAATTGAAATTCCCATACACTTGTCCCAAGTCTTACAGAATTGAAGATTTCAACTATCCTTCAATTACGGTGCGTCATCCTGGGTCAAAGACCATAAGTGTTACTCGTACAGTTACAAATGTTGGGCCTCCAAGCACGTATGTTGTGAATACTCACGGGCCGAAGGGGATTAAGGTTCTTGTTCAACCAAGTTCGTTGACTTTTAAGAGAACCGGAGAAAAGAAGAAGTTTCAGGTTATACTGCAGCCAATTGGTGCCCGTCGTGGGTTATTTGGGAATTTGTCTTGGACAGATGGCAAGCACAGAGTAACCAGTCCTATCACAATTCTTCCTTAG